Proteins from a genomic interval of Xylanibacillus composti:
- a CDS encoding alpha/beta fold hydrolase: protein MPLVDMPLEQLYAYQGINPRPDDHDAYWDRAIAEMKAVDPQIELVPSDFENPVADCFDLYFTGVRGARIHAKYVRPKNQKGPHPAVLQFHGYSAHAGEWPEKLSYAALGYSVFALDCRGQGGYSEDTGGVKGNTLRGHIIRGLSDHPDHLLFRHIFLDTAQLAGIAMSMPEVDPERVGAMGGSQGGALALVCAALEPKIKRLVSVYPFLCDYRRVWEMDLDVNAYEELRTYFRHFDPQHEREDEIFTKLGYIDVQFLAPRIKGEVMMAVGLMDAICPPSTQFAAFNKINAPKRLEIYPDFGHEQLRGFSSKEMQFLMGL, encoded by the coding sequence ATGCCACTCGTAGATATGCCGTTAGAACAGCTTTACGCATACCAGGGCATCAATCCTCGGCCTGACGATCACGATGCTTACTGGGATCGAGCCATCGCGGAAATGAAAGCGGTTGATCCGCAGATTGAGCTCGTGCCAAGCGATTTCGAAAACCCGGTCGCCGATTGCTTCGACTTGTATTTCACTGGCGTACGGGGAGCAAGAATACATGCCAAGTATGTTCGGCCGAAAAACCAGAAAGGGCCGCATCCGGCTGTACTGCAATTTCACGGTTATTCCGCGCATGCGGGGGAATGGCCGGAGAAGCTGTCCTATGCCGCACTGGGCTACTCGGTATTTGCCTTGGATTGCCGCGGTCAGGGAGGGTATTCGGAGGATACGGGCGGCGTCAAGGGCAATACGCTGCGCGGCCACATTATTCGAGGTCTTAGCGACCATCCTGACCATTTACTGTTCCGGCACATATTCCTCGATACGGCCCAGCTCGCGGGTATTGCCATGTCCATGCCTGAGGTTGATCCGGAGCGTGTAGGCGCAATGGGCGGCTCGCAAGGCGGCGCGCTCGCCTTGGTCTGTGCAGCGCTGGAGCCAAAGATCAAGCGTCTGGTATCTGTGTATCCGTTCCTGTGCGATTATCGGCGGGTCTGGGAGATGGATTTGGATGTCAATGCCTATGAGGAGCTGCGTACGTACTTCCGTCATTTCGATCCGCAGCATGAACGGGAGGATGAAATTTTCACCAAGCTGGGCTACATAGACGTGCAATTTTTGGCGCCGCGCATCAAGGGGGAGGTCATGATGGCCGTGGGCCTGATGGATGCGATCTGTCCCCCATCCACTCAATTCGCGGCGTTCAACAAAATCAATGCGCCGAAGCGGCTCGAAATCTACCCGGACTTTGGACACGAGCAGTTGAGAGGGTTCAGCAGCAAGGAAATGCAGTTTTTGATGGGTCTCTAA
- a CDS encoding RluA family pseudouridine synthase yields MERIMKKAAVPYERRGEWAVLPASRADAAPIPDKLQKQLKSAGEWVEQAGRLHIRLFPAESLRFSPVWAAIDILYEDDFCLVANKPAGMAVHPTAPDDAAITLANAVAAHYESTGQAVRVRHIHRLDADTTGPVLYAKNPLAQHRLDEAMRQKQITRMYLALVHGRPREHKGTINAAIGRDRHHPKRRRISPAGQPAVTHFTVVESFRSAALLRLQLETGRTHQIRVHVSAQGHPILGDLLYGGKPMAGLARQALHGAQLAFPHPWTGEPIAVEAPMAADMQQALNALRGQMD; encoded by the coding sequence ATGGAGCGAATCATGAAGAAAGCAGCCGTTCCCTATGAGCGAAGAGGAGAATGGGCGGTGCTGCCGGCTTCCCGGGCAGACGCGGCCCCCATTCCGGACAAATTGCAGAAGCAGCTCAAATCTGCCGGCGAATGGGTGGAGCAGGCAGGGAGGCTGCATATTCGGCTGTTCCCTGCCGAATCTCTGCGCTTCTCCCCGGTCTGGGCAGCGATTGACATCTTGTACGAGGATGATTTCTGTCTGGTTGCGAACAAGCCTGCCGGGATGGCCGTCCACCCGACTGCGCCAGATGACGCAGCGATTACGCTGGCCAATGCGGTTGCCGCCCATTATGAAAGCACCGGCCAAGCGGTCCGTGTCCGTCACATCCATCGATTGGATGCCGACACGACCGGGCCGGTGCTTTATGCGAAAAATCCGCTTGCCCAGCATCGGCTGGATGAGGCGATGCGGCAGAAGCAGATAACGCGGATGTATCTCGCGCTTGTTCATGGCCGCCCCCGCGAGCATAAAGGGACGATCAACGCTGCGATCGGCAGGGATCGCCATCACCCCAAGCGGCGGCGGATATCCCCTGCCGGTCAGCCGGCCGTCACGCACTTTACCGTGGTGGAATCGTTTCGTTCGGCCGCTCTGCTCCGCTTGCAGCTGGAAACCGGACGCACCCATCAAATTCGCGTACATGTGAGCGCTCAAGGCCATCCGATTCTCGGCGATCTCCTGTATGGCGGCAAACCTATGGCAGGCCTGGCGCGCCAGGCGCTGCATGGAGCGCAGCTGGCATTCCCCCATCCATGGACGGGCGAGCCAATTGCAGTAGAGGCTCCCATGGCTGCCGACATGCAGCAGGCACTGAACGCGCTGCGCGGGCAGATGGATTAG
- the hemG gene encoding protoporphyrinogen oxidase produces MERATSKKIVIAGAGITGLSAAYYLLEALGKQDRHAEILILDKADRPGGKIRTLRRDDFVIERGPDSFLSRKLPIIELTRSLGIEDELVPMNPKAQKTYILHHKRLHSMPPGLVLGIPTKMSPFLKTGLVSPSGKLRAAMDLLLPRRQGDGDESLGDFLERRLGKEVHEHIAEPLLAGIYAGDTRSLSVKATFPQFHHIERTYRSLILGMAQSRKQTQASMELPPIAKQSMFLNYRNGLGFLIESLVEHLKDKAEFRYGTSVESLDRVKDAEGRQQYLLGLNNGESLTADAVIMAMPAYETAGILKRVAEIQALQSIRYVSVANVILAYDRPEAKLKMDGSGFLVPRKEGRFITACTWTSSKWLHAAPQGKLLLRCYVGRAGEDAWQHMSDEEIVAGVRRELSELLDFDLAPLFVDVNRWMKAMPQYPVGHLEQMKKAEHALAEQLPGVVLAGSAYYGVGIPDCIQSGRAAAGKLAALWSES; encoded by the coding sequence ATGGAACGCGCAACGTCGAAAAAAATCGTGATTGCAGGGGCCGGGATCACCGGGTTAAGCGCGGCTTATTACTTGTTGGAGGCGCTTGGGAAGCAGGATCGGCATGCGGAGATTTTGATTCTGGACAAGGCGGATAGGCCCGGAGGCAAAATACGCACATTGCGCCGCGACGATTTCGTCATTGAACGCGGGCCCGACTCATTCTTATCACGCAAGCTGCCCATCATCGAGCTGACCCGATCGCTTGGCATCGAAGATGAACTGGTGCCGATGAATCCGAAAGCGCAAAAAACATATATTCTTCATCATAAGCGGCTGCACAGCATGCCGCCTGGTCTTGTTCTGGGCATCCCTACGAAGATGTCCCCTTTTTTGAAGACGGGCCTTGTATCGCCGTCAGGCAAGCTGCGGGCCGCAATGGACTTGCTGCTGCCCAGGAGGCAAGGGGATGGCGATGAGTCGCTCGGGGACTTTCTGGAGAGACGATTGGGCAAAGAGGTGCATGAGCATATTGCGGAACCGCTGCTGGCTGGCATATATGCCGGGGATACGCGCTCATTGAGTGTAAAGGCGACATTTCCGCAGTTTCATCATATTGAGCGAACCTACCGCAGTCTCATACTCGGAATGGCCCAGAGCCGCAAGCAAACGCAAGCGTCTATGGAGCTTCCGCCGATTGCCAAGCAGAGCATGTTTTTGAATTACCGCAATGGCCTCGGCTTCTTGATTGAATCTCTTGTCGAACATCTTAAGGACAAAGCCGAGTTTCGATATGGGACATCAGTGGAGTCACTGGATCGGGTGAAGGATGCGGAAGGCAGACAGCAGTACTTGCTTGGGCTGAACAACGGGGAGAGCCTGACGGCAGATGCTGTCATTATGGCTATGCCAGCCTATGAAACGGCCGGCATTCTCAAGCGGGTTGCAGAGATTCAAGCGCTCCAGAGCATTCGTTATGTTTCGGTGGCCAATGTCATATTGGCGTATGATCGCCCGGAAGCGAAGCTGAAAATGGACGGTTCAGGGTTTCTTGTCCCCCGCAAAGAAGGACGCTTTATTACTGCGTGCACCTGGACATCGTCCAAATGGCTGCATGCGGCGCCCCAGGGCAAACTGCTTTTGCGCTGTTATGTGGGGCGAGCCGGGGAAGATGCGTGGCAGCATATGAGCGATGAAGAGATTGTTGCGGGTGTTCGCCGCGAGCTGAGCGAGCTGCTCGACTTTGACCTGGCTCCGCTGTTTGTTGATGTGAATCGGTGGATGAAGGCAATGCCGCAGTACCCGGTAGGTCATTTGGAACAGATGAAGAAAGCCGAGCATGCGCTCGCCGAGCAGCTGCCTGGTGTAGTGCTGGCTGGCTCCGCCTATTACGGCGTGGGCATACCGGATTGCATTCAAAGCGGCCGAGCAGCTGCCGGGAAGCTCGCTGCCCTATGGAGCGAATCATGA
- the hemH gene encoding ferrochelatase produces MAAQTIGVLVMSYGTPESLDQIEPYYTHIRRGSPPSPEQLQELTDRYKAIVGGVFPLRENTNRQVQALEETLNASASDSVRFVCYQGLKHAAPFIEDGVKQMAADGIQRAVGIVLAPHYSVMSVGGYIKRAKEEAERAGIELSCVQSYHLHPLLIEALAKRVEHALERFHSEDRNRVKVLFTAHSLPERILEMGDPYPEQLLATSRAVAERTQVSNWEFAWQSAGRTSVPWLGPDILDVLEKLHTEQVRAVLVCPVGFVSDHLEVLYDLDIEAKQTAKRLDMHLERTESLNTDPLYMQVLADAVTEQLAKG; encoded by the coding sequence ATGGCAGCACAGACAATCGGAGTATTGGTCATGTCCTATGGAACGCCGGAAAGTCTGGATCAAATCGAACCCTACTATACGCATATTCGCAGAGGAAGCCCGCCATCGCCGGAACAGCTGCAGGAGCTGACGGATCGCTACAAAGCGATAGTGGGAGGCGTATTTCCGCTGCGTGAAAATACGAATAGGCAAGTGCAGGCCCTTGAAGAGACGTTGAATGCCTCCGCTTCGGATTCCGTGCGCTTTGTGTGCTACCAAGGCTTGAAGCATGCCGCTCCGTTCATCGAGGACGGTGTTAAACAGATGGCGGCGGACGGCATTCAGCGCGCGGTGGGTATCGTTCTCGCACCGCATTATTCGGTGATGAGCGTAGGCGGTTATATCAAGCGCGCTAAGGAAGAAGCAGAGCGGGCGGGAATTGAATTAAGCTGCGTGCAGAGCTACCATCTGCATCCGCTGCTCATTGAGGCGCTTGCCAAGCGTGTGGAGCATGCGCTTGAACGGTTCCATTCCGAGGACAGAAATCGTGTGAAAGTGCTGTTCACCGCTCATAGTTTGCCTGAACGCATATTGGAAATGGGCGATCCTTATCCTGAGCAGCTGCTGGCCACTTCCCGCGCTGTGGCGGAGCGGACTCAAGTGAGCAATTGGGAATTCGCATGGCAGAGCGCCGGCCGCACTTCGGTTCCTTGGCTGGGGCCGGATATACTCGATGTGCTCGAGAAGCTTCACACCGAACAGGTTCGCGCGGTGCTCGTTTGCCCGGTTGGCTTCGTCTCGGACCATCTGGAAGTGTTGTATGATCTGGACATTGAAGCGAAGCAAACGGCGAAGCGTCTGGACATGCATCTCGAACGGACGGAGTCGCTCAATACCGATCCATTGTACATGCAGGTGCTGGCTGATGCTGTGACCGAGCAACTGGCAAAGGGATGA
- the hemE gene encoding uroporphyrinogen decarboxylase — MRTNEAFLQACRQERTSHVPVWYMRQAGRYDPDYRKIKEKYSLLEICRQPELAADVTMMPVRKLGVDAAILYSDIMNPVASLGIQFDIVKNVGPVIDNPIRSKADVDRLKPIDVDGDLGHVIETIRLLDKQLEVPLITFAGAPFTIASYLIEGRPSKNYLRTKALMYGEPDVWHALMDKLGDMVIAYLRAHIAAGADAVQLFDSWVGALAPRDFEAFVLPVIRRIFHELRDLPQPKIYFPGVSSGELLPSLRSLEADVIGLDWRVPLSKGRERLGHRYAIQGNLDPTVLTAPMPVIEQQARKIIDEGIESPGFIFNLGHGLFPEASLDKLRELTAFIHEYSREALARSTAKEGSL; from the coding sequence ATGCGTACAAACGAAGCTTTTTTGCAGGCGTGCCGCCAGGAACGGACATCACATGTGCCAGTGTGGTACATGCGGCAGGCAGGCCGCTACGATCCGGACTACCGCAAGATCAAGGAGAAGTACAGCTTGCTTGAAATTTGCAGGCAGCCCGAATTGGCCGCCGACGTGACGATGATGCCGGTGCGCAAGCTTGGCGTGGACGCGGCAATCTTGTATTCGGATATTATGAATCCTGTGGCGTCCCTTGGCATCCAATTCGACATTGTCAAGAATGTCGGTCCGGTGATAGACAATCCGATCCGAAGCAAAGCCGATGTGGATCGATTGAAGCCGATTGACGTGGATGGCGATCTGGGACATGTCATTGAAACGATCAGGCTGCTGGACAAGCAGCTTGAGGTGCCGCTTATCACGTTTGCCGGCGCTCCGTTCACGATAGCGAGCTATCTCATAGAAGGACGCCCGTCCAAAAATTATTTGCGGACGAAGGCGCTTATGTATGGAGAACCGGACGTGTGGCATGCGTTGATGGATAAGCTTGGCGATATGGTCATTGCCTATTTGCGCGCGCATATTGCGGCTGGAGCGGATGCTGTGCAGCTGTTTGACAGCTGGGTAGGCGCGCTTGCGCCCAGAGATTTCGAAGCTTTCGTCCTTCCTGTTATCCGGCGGATTTTCCACGAGCTGCGGGATTTGCCGCAGCCCAAGATTTATTTCCCCGGTGTAAGTTCAGGCGAGTTGTTGCCCTCTCTGCGTTCGCTGGAGGCAGACGTCATTGGCTTGGATTGGCGAGTCCCGCTCTCGAAGGGTCGCGAACGTCTTGGACATCGCTATGCCATCCAGGGAAATCTCGATCCGACGGTTCTGACCGCGCCTATGCCAGTTATCGAGCAGCAGGCCAGGAAAATCATTGATGAAGGCATAGAAAGCCCCGGCTTTATCTTCAACTTGGGCCATGGCCTGTTCCCGGAGGCTTCGTTGGACAAGCTGCGCGAGCTGACAGCTTTCATCCATGAATATTCCAGAGAGGCGTTGGCCCGTTCGACAGCCAAAGAAGGGAGCCTATGA
- a CDS encoding lytic transglycosylase domain-containing protein, with amino-acid sequence MIRPELLSHWLQAANASTIANNAHDPIASEAGSYTDSEFAALLEQMANAEGQAGGLESGVQPQLRVIPAKLALEALARQVPVTTYLSYESAGAREAAALRAAASFAPASSSSFQANIEAAAARHGVSSRLIDAVIQVESAYDPHAVSHAGAKGLMQLMDDTARQVGVANVFDPVQNINGGTRFLADLLRKYEGNTAVALAAYNAGPGRVDRLGISNDEQLFARIDELPVETQGYVRKVLGILNRE; translated from the coding sequence ATGATCCGGCCAGAACTGCTTTCGCATTGGCTGCAAGCAGCGAATGCGTCTACAATTGCAAACAACGCACACGATCCGATCGCATCCGAGGCAGGTTCATACACCGATTCGGAATTTGCCGCGTTGCTGGAACAGATGGCGAATGCCGAGGGACAAGCCGGCGGCTTGGAATCCGGTGTGCAGCCACAGCTGCGCGTAATCCCGGCCAAGCTTGCGCTGGAGGCGCTTGCGCGTCAGGTGCCGGTTACAACTTACTTGAGCTACGAGAGTGCAGGCGCCCGGGAGGCTGCAGCCCTGAGGGCGGCTGCGTCCTTCGCCCCCGCCTCATCCTCAAGCTTTCAGGCGAATATTGAAGCAGCAGCAGCCAGGCACGGCGTCAGCTCCCGCTTGATCGATGCCGTCATTCAAGTGGAATCCGCATACGATCCGCACGCCGTCTCTCATGCAGGCGCCAAGGGGCTGATGCAGCTGATGGATGACACTGCCCGCCAGGTGGGGGTTGCGAATGTGTTTGACCCGGTCCAGAACATTAACGGCGGCACTAGATTTTTGGCGGATCTGCTGCGCAAATATGAAGGCAATACCGCAGTGGCATTGGCAGCCTATAATGCAGGTCCCGGTCGTGTAGATCGGCTTGGCATTTCGAATGACGAGCAACTGTTTGCCCGCATAGATGAGCTGCCGGTGGAAACGCAAGGGTACGTCCGCAAGGTGCTCGGTATTTTGAATCGGGAATAA
- the hemL gene encoding glutamate-1-semialdehyde 2,1-aminomutase → MNMQGKRLTAASEAAFQEAKAYIPGGVNSPVRAFKSVGLNPLFIERGEGARVWDIDGNDYLDYIGSWGPLIVGHAHPAVVEALARTAAQGTSFGAPTLLETEMAKLVCERMPSVEIVRMVNSGTEATMSALRLARGFTGRNKIVKFEGCYHGHADSLLIKAGSGVATLGLPDSPGVPEQIAAHTLTLPYNDLEAVKLAFERFGEEIAGVIVEPIAGNMGVVPPQPGFLPGLRAITEQYGSLLIFDEVMTGFRVGLHSAQGLYGVTPDLTCMGKVIGGGLPVGAYGGRRDIMEQMAPSGPIYQAGTLSGNPLAMAAGLETLKLLGEPGVYEELERKSAALEQGFLANAEEAGVPSTINRVGSMICPFFTEQRVINYDTAKTADLSLFNRYFAALLDLGVSVAPSQFEGMFVSTAHSDEDIAFTIEAHRKALKQL, encoded by the coding sequence ATGAACATGCAAGGGAAGCGGCTGACGGCGGCTTCAGAGGCAGCGTTTCAAGAAGCAAAAGCATACATACCCGGCGGGGTAAATTCCCCGGTTCGCGCATTCAAGTCCGTAGGGCTGAATCCGCTGTTTATTGAGCGCGGCGAGGGAGCGCGAGTATGGGACATCGACGGCAATGACTATTTGGATTATATCGGCTCATGGGGCCCGCTGATAGTCGGCCATGCGCATCCGGCAGTGGTGGAAGCGCTCGCCCGCACAGCTGCCCAAGGGACGAGCTTTGGCGCGCCAACGCTGCTCGAAACGGAAATGGCGAAGCTGGTATGCGAGCGCATGCCTTCAGTTGAGATTGTGCGGATGGTCAATTCCGGCACCGAGGCCACGATGAGCGCATTGCGATTGGCCAGAGGCTTCACCGGGCGGAACAAGATTGTGAAGTTCGAGGGATGCTACCATGGCCATGCCGATTCGCTGCTGATCAAAGCGGGTTCCGGCGTAGCTACTTTGGGGCTGCCTGACAGTCCGGGCGTGCCTGAGCAAATCGCTGCCCATACGCTGACTCTGCCCTATAATGATCTGGAAGCCGTGAAGCTGGCATTCGAGCGCTTCGGGGAAGAAATTGCAGGTGTCATCGTGGAACCGATTGCCGGCAATATGGGCGTAGTTCCGCCACAGCCCGGATTTTTGCCCGGTCTGCGCGCCATTACGGAGCAGTACGGCAGCTTGTTGATCTTTGACGAAGTCATGACTGGCTTTCGTGTTGGACTGCACAGTGCGCAGGGGCTCTACGGCGTCACCCCCGATTTGACCTGTATGGGAAAGGTCATCGGCGGGGGGCTGCCGGTAGGCGCGTATGGCGGCAGGCGAGATATTATGGAGCAGATGGCCCCAAGCGGACCGATTTATCAGGCAGGAACCCTGTCGGGCAATCCGCTCGCCATGGCGGCGGGTCTCGAAACATTAAAGCTCTTGGGCGAGCCGGGCGTTTATGAGGAGCTGGAACGGAAATCGGCTGCACTGGAGCAAGGATTTCTGGCGAATGCGGAGGAAGCGGGCGTTCCGAGCACGATCAACCGTGTCGGTTCGATGATTTGCCCGTTCTTTACAGAGCAGCGCGTTATCAATTACGACACAGCCAAGACAGCGGATTTGTCCTTGTTCAACCGATATTTTGCCGCTCTGCTGGACTTGGGCGTGTCGGTTGCACCTTCCCAGTTCGAGGGCATGTTCGTATCGACCGCGCATAGCGATGAAGATATTGCGTTTACGATTGAGGCGCACCGCAAGGCCTTGAAACAGCTTTAA
- a CDS encoding Crp/Fnr family transcriptional regulator — protein sequence MIELLQSVPLFQQLKPEQLAHIAEISTRASYKPGTILFHENDPGNVFYIVASGSVKIYTSSSSGEEKILTTFKAGDSFGELALIDGKPRSASAQTLETSTLYSIQARDFLAVLRQHFEISLGIMQELSKRLRDTNQHVHDLTFLDARTRLVKNLIILANRSGIRNGNTIQIKMMLNYDELSRMAGVQKNVLTEVIREFEQKGLLTVHPDSFTLDLSKLRG from the coding sequence TTGATTGAACTATTGCAGTCTGTCCCGTTGTTCCAGCAGCTGAAGCCGGAGCAGCTGGCGCACATCGCCGAAATCAGCACACGCGCTTCTTATAAGCCCGGCACGATCCTCTTTCATGAGAATGATCCAGGCAATGTGTTCTATATTGTAGCGAGCGGCAGCGTCAAAATTTACACGTCCAGTTCTTCAGGCGAAGAAAAAATCTTGACGACGTTCAAAGCAGGAGACAGCTTTGGCGAGCTGGCGCTCATTGACGGCAAGCCTCGTTCGGCATCCGCCCAAACTCTAGAAACCTCCACGTTGTACAGCATACAGGCCAGAGACTTCCTTGCCGTATTGCGCCAGCACTTTGAAATTTCTCTAGGCATTATGCAGGAGCTGTCCAAGCGACTGCGCGATACGAATCAGCACGTGCATGACTTGACCTTCCTCGACGCGCGCACCCGCCTTGTCAAAAACTTAATCATACTGGCAAATCGAAGCGGCATCCGCAACGGCAACACCATTCAAATCAAGATGATGCTGAATTATGATGAGCTGTCCCGGATGGCCGGCGTGCAAAAGAACGTATTGACAGAGGTCATCCGGGAATTCGAGCAAAAAGGGCTGCTGACCGTACATCCTGACAGCTTTACCTTGGACTTGAGCAAACTGAGAGGCTGA
- the hemB gene encoding porphobilinogen synthase encodes MSFPVRRHRRLRSSATLRNMVRETSLSVNDLIYPIFVAEGSNIREEIPSMPGIYHWSLDRLEEELREVTKLGIPAILLFGVPAEKDECGTSAHMESGIVQRAIRLIKEKAPHLLVVADTCLCQFTDHGHCGVVEQHEHKEATVDNDASLELLVKTAVSQAQAGADIIAPSNMMDGFVQAIRSGLDEAGFESVPILSYAVKYASAFYGPFRDAAHSSPQFGDRRTYQMDPGNAREALREAESDVVEGADMLMVKPGLAYLDIVRMLKDQFDLPVAVYNVSAEYAMVKAAAANGWIDEKAVILETMTAFKRAGADLILTYFAKDVARFLREPSNQ; translated from the coding sequence ATGAGTTTTCCAGTTAGACGTCACCGCAGATTGCGCAGCTCGGCCACATTGCGCAATATGGTGCGGGAGACAAGCCTGTCTGTCAATGATTTGATTTATCCGATATTTGTAGCGGAAGGCAGCAACATTCGCGAAGAAATTCCGTCCATGCCAGGCATTTATCACTGGTCGCTTGATCGATTGGAAGAGGAGCTTCGGGAAGTGACGAAGCTGGGCATCCCTGCAATTCTTTTGTTCGGTGTACCGGCGGAGAAGGACGAGTGCGGCACTTCGGCCCATATGGAGTCGGGAATCGTACAGCGGGCGATCCGACTCATAAAAGAGAAGGCGCCTCATCTTCTTGTTGTTGCCGATACGTGCTTGTGCCAGTTTACCGATCATGGCCATTGCGGGGTTGTGGAGCAGCACGAGCATAAGGAAGCGACCGTGGACAACGACGCTTCGCTTGAGCTTTTGGTGAAAACGGCAGTATCCCAGGCGCAAGCGGGTGCGGATATTATCGCGCCTTCCAACATGATGGACGGCTTTGTTCAAGCGATTCGCAGCGGTCTGGACGAGGCAGGTTTTGAATCGGTTCCGATTTTGTCGTATGCGGTCAAGTACGCCTCCGCCTTCTACGGTCCGTTCCGCGATGCGGCACATTCCAGCCCGCAGTTTGGCGACCGCAGAACGTATCAGATGGACCCTGGAAATGCCAGGGAGGCCCTCCGTGAAGCGGAGTCCGACGTGGTTGAGGGGGCTGACATGCTGATGGTGAAGCCGGGCTTGGCTTATCTTGATATTGTGCGGATGCTGAAGGACCAGTTTGACCTGCCAGTAGCGGTCTATAATGTGAGCGCGGAATATGCGATGGTGAAGGCGGCGGCAGCCAATGGATGGATCGACGAAAAAGCCGTCATCCTCGAAACGATGACGGCGTTCAAAAGAGCGGGTGCAGATTTGATCTTGACATACTTTGCCAAGGATGTGGCGCGATTCCTTCGCGAGCCGTCCAACCAATGA
- the cobA gene encoding uroporphyrinogen-III C-methyltransferase, which yields MEKGRVYLVGAGPGDPKLITVKGLEALQRSDAVVYDRLAGAALLMKAKPGAELIYVGKRPDRHTMKQEEINQLLVDLALQGKTVTRLKGGDPSVFGRVGEEAELLVQHGIEYDIVPGITSAVAVPAYAGIPVTHRDFNSSFLVVTGHEQPEKLDTTIHWDKVANAADTLIFLMGVAKIRYISEQLIQHGRSPATPIALVRWGTRPEQETLTGTLATIADQVEQADFKPPAVIVVGEVVRLRDKLKWMEKKPLFGKRILVTRARAQASELVDRIAELGGEPIEFPVIQIREPADPAASSRLDNAIRQADGFDWLMFTSANGVSHFFDRMVQVGEDVRKLHRVRIAAVGPKTAEALRNRGIVATSLPEQYQAEGLFESLLPELQAGQRVLLPRSAIARAWLPKELVRLGLEVVEVDVYETVTSADGAEVVIDLLLKGSVDYITFTSSSTVTNLWNVISAYHAHPLELLSKAKAVCIGPVTAQTAAGKGIPVHCVAPEATVESMLATMIEDRVN from the coding sequence GTGGAGAAGGGGAGAGTCTATTTGGTGGGCGCCGGCCCGGGAGATCCGAAACTGATTACGGTGAAGGGGCTGGAAGCGCTGCAGCGCTCTGATGCCGTAGTTTATGACCGGCTTGCCGGCGCCGCGCTGCTGATGAAAGCCAAGCCGGGCGCAGAACTCATCTATGTCGGCAAGCGTCCGGATCGGCACACGATGAAGCAGGAGGAAATCAACCAGCTGCTGGTTGATTTGGCCCTGCAGGGGAAGACCGTTACCCGCTTGAAGGGCGGAGACCCGAGCGTGTTCGGGCGCGTCGGCGAAGAAGCTGAGCTACTCGTGCAGCACGGGATCGAATATGATATCGTGCCCGGGATTACGTCGGCTGTAGCGGTTCCGGCTTATGCGGGCATTCCGGTTACGCATAGGGACTTCAATTCTTCCTTCCTGGTTGTGACGGGTCATGAGCAGCCGGAAAAACTGGATACGACCATACACTGGGACAAAGTGGCGAATGCGGCGGACACGCTGATCTTCCTGATGGGCGTCGCCAAAATCCGCTACATCAGCGAGCAGCTGATTCAGCACGGCCGCTCACCCGCTACCCCGATTGCTCTTGTCCGCTGGGGGACGCGTCCGGAGCAAGAGACGCTGACTGGAACGCTGGCAACAATCGCGGATCAGGTGGAACAAGCGGATTTCAAGCCGCCTGCCGTCATTGTTGTCGGTGAGGTCGTCCGGTTGCGGGACAAGCTGAAATGGATGGAGAAGAAGCCCTTATTTGGCAAGCGGATATTAGTCACCAGAGCACGGGCCCAAGCGAGCGAACTCGTTGATCGCATTGCAGAACTGGGCGGCGAACCGATCGAATTCCCGGTTATCCAAATTCGGGAGCCAGCCGATCCGGCGGCATCCTCGCGACTGGATAATGCCATCCGCCAGGCTGACGGCTTTGATTGGCTGATGTTCACCAGCGCTAACGGGGTCTCGCATTTCTTCGACCGGATGGTGCAAGTAGGCGAGGATGTGCGCAAGCTGCATCGGGTCCGGATTGCAGCCGTCGGTCCCAAAACAGCGGAAGCTTTGCGCAACCGCGGCATTGTGGCGACGAGCCTGCCCGAGCAATATCAGGCGGAGGGGCTATTTGAGAGTCTGCTGCCAGAGCTTCAGGCTGGACAACGCGTGCTTCTTCCCCGGTCGGCGATTGCCCGGGCCTGGCTGCCGAAGGAATTGGTTAGGCTGGGGCTGGAGGTTGTCGAGGTCGACGTCTACGAAACCGTCACAAGCGCGGACGGTGCGGAAGTGGTGATCGATTTGCTGCTGAAGGGAAGCGTCGATTACATTACGTTTACCAGCAGCTCAACCGTGACGAATTTATGGAATGTGATATCAGCCTATCATGCCCATCCACTTGAACTGCTCAGCAAGGCCAAGGCTGTCTGCATCGGCCCGGTCACTGCCCAAACCGCAGCGGGCAAAGGCATCCCGGTTCATTGTGTAGCGCCCGAAGCTACAGTGGAAAGCATGCTGGCAACCATGATCGAGGATAGAGTGAACTAG